A DNA window from Xanthomonas campestris pv. campestris str. ATCC 33913 contains the following coding sequences:
- a CDS encoding gluconokinase, which yields METAAAATPASASPLAIVVMGVSGSGKTTIAQALATHYGFRFLDADDYHSVAARAQMASGQPLTDAMRLPWVELLSATLRDCVQSGESVVLAFSGLRGTHRQLLRRSGVPMRFVFLHAAPHVIAARLSARAGHFMPPSLLDSQLQTLELPLDEADVVSVDVDATVPEVVQDAIAQLALE from the coding sequence ATGGAGACTGCAGCAGCTGCCACGCCCGCGTCCGCTTCGCCCCTGGCCATCGTGGTGATGGGCGTTTCGGGCAGCGGCAAGACCACCATTGCGCAGGCCCTGGCCACGCACTACGGCTTCCGTTTTCTCGATGCCGACGACTATCACAGCGTGGCCGCGCGCGCGCAGATGGCATCCGGGCAACCGCTCACCGATGCGATGCGGCTGCCCTGGGTAGAGCTGCTGTCGGCGACCTTGCGCGACTGTGTGCAGAGCGGTGAATCGGTGGTGCTGGCGTTCTCCGGATTGCGCGGCACGCACCGCCAATTGCTGCGCCGCAGCGGGGTTCCGATGCGCTTTGTGTTCCTGCATGCCGCGCCGCACGTGATCGCCGCACGCCTGAGCGCACGCGCGGGCCATTTCATGCCGCCGAGCCTGCTCGACAGCCAGCTGCAGACGCTGGAACTGCCGCTGGACGAAGCCGACGTGGTATCGGTGGACGTGGATGCCACCGTGCCGGAGGTGGTGCAGGACGCGATCGCGCAGCTGGCATTGGAGTAG